A window of Variovorax paradoxus genomic DNA:
TGCTGCTCGGCTTCCACGATGCGCCGGCCAATCTCCCAATAGCTGGCTGTCATCAGCGCATTGACGCTGCGCGCGGTCGCACGGCGGGCAGCATCGAGCACTTCCACGATCCCGCCGTGGATGCCGGCATAGCCGGCTGGGGATTTCCCCGCCACCGTCAGCGTTTTATTGGTCATGCCGTGGCCTCCGCAGGGCGGGATGCGCCGGTGATCGTCTTGCGCCGGTTCGCCACCAGTTCGGCCGCCTTGCGCACCGGGTCATCCTCGGTGTGGACGTAGCGCATGAACATCGCCACGGTCTTGTGCGCGGTCAGCGCCATGCCGACCTTGACCGGGATGCCCGAGTTGGCAATGTCGGTGGCCGAGCGGTGACGGATGCCGTGCGTGCCTACATGCGCCGCGCCCGCTGCCTTGAGCGCACGGCTCCAGCCGTTGTAATACTCGCCCGTGGTCAGGTGCTGGCCGGGATGGTTCGGGGATGGCAGCACATACGGGCAATCGTCCCGGCGCGGTGCTGCCGAAAGCAGCCGATAGGCTTCCTCGCTCATGGGCTTGGACATGCCGCCGGTCTTGCTGTCGGGCCAGACGACGCGCCGGTTCTCGAAGTCCACCCAATCCCATTGGAGCGTGACGATTTCGCCGCGACGGCCGGCGAACTCGAATTGGAGCCGGATCGCCAGCGGGATGACGTAGCTCTCCAGTCCCTCGGCCTCCAGATGCTCAAGATGACGGAACAGCTTGCCCATGTCCTCGTCGCTGATGAGGTGGGTGGCCTTGCCGTTGGGGAACATCGGGACATGCCGGCACGGATTGGTGCCGTCGGGCCGGTAGCCCCACACCTCGGCCAGATTGAACATCCGGCGCATGACGCTGAACGTGCGGTTCGCGTCGGCCGGCTTGTGGGTCATCTTCTTCATCATCCCGGCCACGTCCGGGCGCTTCACGTCCTGAACCTTCATCCGGCCGATCATCGGGACGATGTTGCGGTCGATGACGCTCTGATAGCCTTCCTGGGTGCTGGGCTTGTTGCGCAGCTTGGAGTAGTCCTCCATGAACTTCGTGCAAAGCTCTTTGACCGTGGGCGCTTTGCGCGCCTGCGCCTTGTCTGCGGCCGGGTCGCCGCCCCGGCGCACCTGGGCCAGCCATTCCTGAGCCAGCGAGCGGGCCTGTTCGACGGTCAGTTCCCCGTACTGACCCAAGGCGGGCTTGCGGCGCTCGCCGGCGTTCGTCCGGTACTGGAGCATGAACACCTTGCGGCCCGATGGGGTAATCTTGCATAAGAAGCCGGGCACCAGGGTATCCCTGAGTTCGACAGCCTGCGCCTGGGGTTGTGCCGCATCGACTGCGGACTTGGTGAGCTTGATCTTTGCCATGATGACTCCTCGGAAAGACCCGATTCCCAAGAGCCTCATAGGGGCCACCAGCAGGGAAGTTGGGTCAGGTTTCGGAAAGCACCGGCATATGTTGAACTCGCCTAAGTTATTGATAAACCTGCTGTATCGAGCTTTGGCGTAGTCCAGCGAAGTTCGGTGCTGGAGTCATCGTGAAATGAAAAAAGCCGGCGCAATGGCCGGCTTCTTCGGGGGGGCGGGATGCCTCAGCGCATCAGGCGGTCGCCAGTGCGGCCGGGCGGGCCA
This region includes:
- a CDS encoding tyrosine-type recombinase/integrase, with the translated sequence MAKIKLTKSAVDAAQPQAQAVELRDTLVPGFLCKITPSGRKVFMLQYRTNAGERRKPALGQYGELTVEQARSLAQEWLAQVRRGGDPAADKAQARKAPTVKELCTKFMEDYSKLRNKPSTQEGYQSVIDRNIVPMIGRMKVQDVKRPDVAGMMKKMTHKPADANRTFSVMRRMFNLAEVWGYRPDGTNPCRHVPMFPNGKATHLISDEDMGKLFRHLEHLEAEGLESYVIPLAIRLQFEFAGRRGEIVTLQWDWVDFENRRVVWPDSKTGGMSKPMSEEAYRLLSAAPRRDDCPYVLPSPNHPGQHLTTGEYYNGWSRALKAAGAAHVGTHGIRHRSATDIANSGIPVKVGMALTAHKTVAMFMRYVHTEDDPVRKAAELVANRRKTITGASRPAEATA